The sequence TGATGACTCCACGACGAATAACAATAACGATATTAATAGcagcaacaataacaacagtAATAGTAATCAAGAGTCTGCAGAtgcagatgaagatgacgaagatgcTAAGTACGTGATTAACCTAAAACAAATTGCGAAGTTTGTTGTCGGGCTGGGTGAACGTGTTTCTCCAACAGATATAGAAGAAGGTATGCGTGTGGGTGTTGACAGATCGAAATACAATATTGAACTTCCATTACCTCCAAGAATCGATCCATCGGTAACCATGATGACTGTCGAAGAAAAGCCCGATGTCACTTATAGCGATGTTGGTGGTTGTAAAGACCAAATCGAAAAACTAAGGGAAGTCGTCGAACTGCCCTTATTATCTCCAGAAAGGTTTGCCGCTTTAGGTATCGATCCTCCAAAGGGTATATTGTTATATGGTCCTCCTGGTACCGGTAAGACATTATGTGCTCGTGCTGTCGCTAATAGAACTGACGCTACTTTCATCAGAGTCATCGGTTCCGAATTAGTACAAAAGTACGTTGGTGAGGGTGCTCGTATGGTCAGAGAATTATTCGAAATGGCACGTACCAAGAAGGCATGCATTATATTCTTCGATGAAATTGACGCTGTTGGTGGTGCTCGTTTCGATGACGGTGCAGGTGGTGATAATGAAGTCCAAAGAACCATGCTTGAATTGATTACACAATTAGACGGGTTCGATCCTCGTGGTAACATCAAAGTGATGTTTGCTACCAATAGACCTAACACTCTAGATCCTGCTCTATTGAGACCGGGTAGAATTGACCGTAAAGTAGAGTTTTCATTGCCCGATCTAGAAGGTCGTGCTAATATTTTCCGTATCCACTCTAAATCAATGAGTGTGGAACGTGGTATCAGATGGGAACTTATCTCAAGACTATGTCCAAACTCTACTGGTGCAGAATTGAGATCTGTTTGTACAGAAGCTGGTATGTTTGCCATTAGAGCCAGAAGAAAGGTGGCTACTGAAAAGGATTTCTTAAAGGCTGTCGATAAAGTCATTAGCGGGTATAAGAAGTTTAGCTCTACATCCCGTTATATGCAGTAtaattgattttgatgtACGTTTATATATTATGAGAAGaactaataataataacaacaacaattaGGGAAAATAGAAGGATACGAGAGGatcctttgaaaaagaaatcagtGTATATAATGCTAACGAAAAAGTTTCATGTTTACTAGataattattattattattgttattattgttattattgttattgataTTTGTAGTATTGTTATCTATCATTCCCACCAGCTAACGAGCCCCATGCCATCTGTTTGGCAACTACCTAGTAGGGCATATGCTGGAGGTTTTTCAGTTTGTGGAGT is a genomic window of Saccharomyces eubayanus strain FM1318 chromosome XI, whole genome shotgun sequence containing:
- the RPT1 gene encoding proteasome regulatory particle base subunit RPT1, with translation MPPKENWEKYKAPLEDDDKKTDDDKIVPLTEGDIQVLKSYGAAPYAAKLKQTENDLKDIEARIKEKAGVKESDTGLAPSHLWDIMGDRQRLGEEHPLQVARCTKIIKGNGENDDSTTNNNNDINSSNNNNSNSNQESADADEDDEDAKYVINLKQIAKFVVGLGERVSPTDIEEGMRVGVDRSKYNIELPLPPRIDPSVTMMTVEEKPDVTYSDVGGCKDQIEKLREVVELPLLSPERFAALGIDPPKGILLYGPPGTGKTLCARAVANRTDATFIRVIGSELVQKYVGEGARMVRELFEMARTKKACIIFFDEIDAVGGARFDDGAGGDNEVQRTMLELITQLDGFDPRGNIKVMFATNRPNTLDPALLRPGRIDRKVEFSLPDLEGRANIFRIHSKSMSVERGIRWELISRLCPNSTGAELRSVCTEAGMFAIRARRKVATEKDFLKAVDKVISGYKKFSSTSRYMQYN